The Kineothrix sp. MB12-C1 genome includes a window with the following:
- a CDS encoding Cof-type HAD-IIB family hydrolase has product MKYIFLDIDGTLLDHDTFSIPESAKQAITSAKSKGNKVFISTGRTCCMLDVVEDIEYDGVISASGARVTVGDEVLYEEKIEADALKNILDCCNDQEVAYILEGQNGVYMDDKVNLYFNQRSGKKDEPHEFFTQAIFHKAAEYREDEELIYKLSLYALEEEKLFKIKELLEEKYHVVFGRVNEKYPYGAELTLKTTNKASGVKRILRHLKASMVDTIAIGDSLNDLEMIKECGVGIAMGNADERLMAHADFVTDKIGSHGIYKAFEQYRLI; this is encoded by the coding sequence ATGAAATATATTTTTTTGGATATTGATGGTACCTTGCTCGATCACGATACTTTTAGTATTCCGGAAAGTGCCAAACAGGCAATAACGTCTGCTAAAAGTAAAGGGAATAAAGTGTTTATTTCCACAGGACGTACTTGTTGTATGCTGGATGTGGTAGAGGATATAGAGTACGACGGAGTGATTTCGGCCTCGGGGGCACGCGTGACAGTAGGGGACGAAGTCCTCTATGAAGAGAAAATAGAAGCAGATGCTCTTAAGAACATATTGGATTGCTGCAACGACCAGGAAGTAGCATATATTCTGGAAGGACAAAATGGTGTATATATGGATGATAAGGTCAATCTATATTTCAACCAAAGAAGTGGCAAGAAAGATGAGCCGCATGAATTTTTCACACAGGCAATATTTCATAAGGCGGCAGAGTATAGAGAAGACGAGGAATTGATTTACAAATTATCGTTATATGCTTTGGAAGAAGAAAAATTGTTCAAAATAAAAGAACTGCTGGAAGAAAAATACCATGTAGTGTTTGGGCGAGTGAATGAAAAATATCCGTATGGAGCGGAGCTTACTCTGAAAACGACCAATAAGGCCAGCGGAGTGAAAAGAATATTGAGGCACTTAAAGGCGAGTATGGTAGATACTATCGCTATAGGAGATAGCTTAAACGATTTGGAAATGATTAAAGAATGTGGAGTAGGGATTGCCATGGGAAATGCCGATGAGAGATTAATGGCACATGCAGATTTCGTGACAGATAAGATCGGAAGTCATGGAATATACAAAGCCTTTGAGCAATACCGATTGATATAG